The following are encoded together in the Lactuca sativa cultivar Salinas chromosome 1, Lsat_Salinas_v11, whole genome shotgun sequence genome:
- the LOC111899975 gene encoding cysteine-rich repeat secretory protein 38, which yields MVRVVLLTLLFLITLDSCHGKCSNVSSSFNTNFRTLLDLLTKNAPFRNGFYETSVGNKSDQVYGVVQCKANISSSNCANCLKSNTESFDGCPEGRSMATISTFCTLKFSDENFFGVWDNFSSASFGHNGLDNPSVFSKGYLMMQDLASTVPDQPLMYQATDVNLGEDGKRYGLAQCSRDLSKLNCQNCLEDRLENYRSYVENRTGWEILGISCSMWYSNVSDAYSPGVTALTPSESHVPSAIPTVTSPSGIPTVTSGGHKSHGRSGIWGSISIGTSIFIALLAIQVFEMLS from the exons ATGGTGAGGGTTGTGCTATTGACTTTACTCTTCTTGATTACGTTAGATTCTTGCCATGGTAAATGCTCAAATGTAAGCTCCAGCTTCAACACAAATTTTAGAACCCTTTTGGATTTGCTTACCAAAAACGCACCTTTTCGTAACGGATTCTACGAAACAAGCGTCGGGAATAAGTCAGATCAAGTTTACGGCGTTGTTCAATGTAAAGCTAACATATCCTCCTCCAACTGTGCCAACTGTTTGAAATCGAATACTGAATCATTTGACGGGTGCCCAGAAGGCAGAAGCATGGCTACTATATCCACTTTCTGCACTTTGAAGTTTTCCGATGAGAATTTCTTTGGAGTTTGGGATAACTTCTCATCGGCCTCATTTGGCCACAACGGGTTGGATAATCCATCGGTGTTCTCAAAAGGGTATCTGATGATGCAAGATTTAGCTAGCACAGTTCCTGATCAACCATTGATGTATCAAGCAACAGATGTTAATCTTGGAGAGGATGGGAAACGATATGGTTTGGCTCAGTGTAGTAGAGATTTGAGCAAGTTGAATTGTCAAAACTGCTTGGAGGATCGATTGGAGAACTATAGATCTTATGTTGAGAATAGAACTGGGTGGGAGATTCTTGGGATCAGTTGTAGTATGTGGTATTCTAATGTTTCAGATGCTTATTCTCCAGGAGTGACTGCTCTCACGCCATCTGAGAGTCACGTTCCATCCGCAATACCTACTGTTACTTCTCCATCTGGAATACCTACTGTTACTTCAG GAGGTCATAAAAGCCATGGACGAAGTGGAATTTGGGGCAGCATCAGCATCGGCACTAGCATTTTCATAGCCTTGTTAGCTATTCAAGTTTTCGAGATGCTATCATGA